In one window of Microbacterium natoriense DNA:
- a CDS encoding response regulator transcription factor yields the protein MSTVHPELRRPDGSPLRILAVDDEQMLTDLLAMALRMEGWEVRTASSGLEALQVAREFEPDALVLDIMMPDLDGLSVLKRLRESGSLVPVLFLTAKDAVGDRVAGLTAGGDDYVTKPFSLEEVIARLRAIIRRTGHATADDGQSILRVADLSLNEDSHEVVRDGTEIELTATEFELLRYLMRNERRVLSKAQILDRVWSYDFGGKSSVVELYISYLRKKIDAGRTPLLHTVRGVGYMIKAPQ from the coding sequence CTGCGCATCCTCGCCGTCGACGACGAGCAGATGCTGACCGACCTGCTCGCCATGGCGCTGCGGATGGAGGGCTGGGAGGTGCGCACCGCATCCTCGGGCCTGGAAGCCCTTCAGGTCGCGCGCGAGTTCGAGCCCGACGCACTGGTGCTCGACATCATGATGCCCGACCTCGACGGCTTGTCGGTGCTGAAGCGCCTGCGCGAGTCGGGGAGCCTCGTGCCCGTGCTCTTCCTGACCGCGAAGGACGCAGTGGGCGACCGAGTCGCTGGCCTCACCGCGGGCGGCGACGACTACGTCACCAAGCCCTTCAGTCTGGAGGAGGTCATCGCACGCTTGCGCGCGATCATCCGCCGCACCGGGCACGCCACCGCCGACGACGGCCAGTCGATCCTGCGCGTCGCCGATCTCTCCCTCAACGAAGACAGCCACGAGGTGGTCCGCGACGGCACCGAGATCGAGCTCACAGCCACCGAGTTCGAGCTGCTGCGCTACCTGATGCGCAACGAGCGCCGTGTGCTCTCCAAGGCGCAGATCCTCGACCGGGTGTGGAGCTACGACTTCGGCGGCAAGTCGTCGGTCGTCGAGCTCTACATCTCCTACCTGCGCAAGAAGATCGACGCGGGGCGCACGCCCCTGCTTCACACCGTGCGCGGCGTGGGCTACATGATCAAGGCTCCACAGTGA